A genomic segment from Lutibacter sp. A80 encodes:
- a CDS encoding serine hydrolase: MKKILKLGLILLLAVIVGIVVYNYPRLNIITGFSAKSVCSCTFEADRDIVSIEAGDNGFSPINLAKNVIDAKEKSVTSTVFGLKPRKAIYKEGIGCVLLPNGDENVKFKPNRKSITINKPYPYGNLSQKDTLFSAVNYAALNTAVANAFDKPGDTIERTRAVVVVYKNQIIAEKYAPGFTNESKLLGWSMTKSIASAVLGILEKQGKINVNATNLFPEWENDERSKISLNNLLQMNSGLEWVEDYNTISDVTKMLFLAEDMTKIQLEKPLISKPNESWNYSSGTTNLLSGFIRNQFKTHQEYLDFWYTELIDKIGMNSMVIETDISGNYIASSYGWATARDWAKFGLLYLNEGNWNGEQILNKSWVDYTKTPTNTSNGEYGAQFWLNAGGVYPNVPKDLFSCNGYQGQHVFIIPSKDVVVVKFGLTEHPDFNLDTFLSEILGAIQ, encoded by the coding sequence ATGAAAAAAATACTGAAATTAGGCCTGATTCTTTTGTTGGCTGTTATTGTAGGAATTGTAGTTTATAATTACCCGAGATTAAATATAATTACTGGGTTTTCAGCTAAAAGTGTGTGTTCTTGTACGTTTGAAGCTGATAGAGATATTGTCTCTATTGAGGCTGGAGATAATGGGTTTAGTCCAATAAATTTAGCGAAAAATGTTATTGATGCTAAAGAAAAATCTGTTACTTCTACAGTATTTGGGTTAAAACCAAGAAAGGCAATTTATAAAGAAGGTATTGGTTGTGTTTTGCTTCCTAATGGTGATGAAAATGTGAAATTTAAGCCAAATAGAAAAAGTATAACCATAAATAAACCGTATCCTTATGGAAATTTATCTCAAAAAGATACTTTATTTAGTGCGGTAAATTATGCTGCTTTAAATACCGCGGTAGCTAATGCTTTCGATAAACCAGGAGATACTATTGAAAGAACACGAGCTGTTGTTGTTGTTTATAAAAATCAAATAATTGCCGAAAAATATGCTCCAGGATTTACAAATGAATCAAAATTATTGGGTTGGTCTATGACAAAAAGTATTGCAAGTGCTGTTTTAGGTATTTTGGAAAAACAAGGAAAAATTAATGTAAATGCTACCAATTTATTTCCGGAATGGGAAAATGATGAACGTTCAAAAATTTCGTTAAATAATTTATTGCAAATGAATAGTGGTTTGGAGTGGGTTGAAGATTATAATACTATTTCAGATGTTACAAAAATGTTGTTTTTAGCTGAAGATATGACTAAAATACAACTTGAAAAACCTTTAATAAGTAAACCTAACGAAAGTTGGAATTATTCTTCTGGAACTACAAATTTACTTTCTGGATTTATTAGAAATCAGTTTAAAACACACCAAGAATATTTAGATTTCTGGTATACAGAACTAATAGATAAAATTGGAATGAATTCTATGGTAATTGAAACCGATATTTCAGGAAATTATATTGCATCTTCCTATGGTTGGGCTACTGCGCGCGATTGGGCAAAATTTGGACTCTTATATTTAAATGAAGGAAACTGGAATGGTGAACAAATTTTAAATAAAAGTTGGGTCGACTATACAAAAACACCTACAAATACTTCAAACGGGGAATATGGTGCTCAATTTTGGTTAAATGCAGGTGGTGTATATCCAAATGTGCCAAAAGATTTATTTTCTTGTAACGGGTATCAAGGGCAGCATGTGTTTATAATCCCTTCAAAAGATGTTGTTGTTGTTAAGTTTGGTTTGACTGAGCATCCAGATTTTAATTTAGATACTTTTTTAAGTGAAATTTTAGGAGCTATTCAATAG
- a CDS encoding gliding motility-associated C-terminal domain-containing protein — MPVPSITVTDVSIDSDGDVIGFTVPGEGTWSVHPISGEITFTPLSTFNDDPTVIEYTIKDNDGNKSNNATVTIDYVPVATDDYSTPGNVPLTSVSVNVSDNDLDGDIVDPSTIDLDPSSPLTNETILVVSGEGTWEITASGVVTFTPESIANGDAADYTLDPTPIPYTIKDDEGNTSNEAFIHVDYAPIATDDVDNNGNEGYPANETVTVDVLDNDTTGDTYDPTTVSLVDPGTAINIVTDANGDITSYEIPGEGTWNVDLVTGEITFDPEDGFILSPTPITYNVEDDEGNQSNDALVTIIYIAQADIQVVKTDNSDTYTPGLPLVYTITVTNNGPADAAGVIVNDDIISNLEAVTTWTGNGSSGSGDIVDTITTLNSGDTVTYTVTINVPSGYTGDIVNTASAALPESNGFNEPVDPDPSNNSSTDVDEMYAQAALVVEKRVDNATPEVGSEVTFTITVTNEGPSDATNIDVLDVLPTGYTLSPDPNPITVSQGDYHPSGPTTGLWDLGDLVDGSVATLTIRAVVNESGIYTNTAEVVYADQDDPNSIHGNNDPEEDDQDEATTTPLGVTDLVTTKTVDNSNPNEGDIVKYTITVVNNGPSVATGVSLIDNLPAGLEYVTHVATGGSVNTYADIAGNMTWTIGIIDIGESATLTLDALVTAQGTFDQTPITNIIDNPASGDQLDPTTDGDDLEEEIVVTSSDLVTIKTVSNPNPVEGETITYSIAVTNYGPSIATNVSLVDLLPAGVTYVGDNQSGAYNSGDGNWMVGSIDVGKTVTLNIVATVDEDTSGQRITNVTTAASGDQTDPDTTTEGFPEDDLDADIDVENYADVVLTKVVDNATPNAGDTVTYTVTVRNNGPAKVTGLLVTDALPTGLTYANVMPSDGTWTAPNWSIDLLESGEEETIVIEAIVGMDQGGQTLTNIVSNTQDQVDSDLTEDDDRETIVVTSSDLVTVKTVSDPTPSEGDVITYTIAVTNNGPSDATGVSLTDLLPAGVTYVSDDQGDAFNSGSGIWTIGAIANGVTATLNITATVDVDTAGTFITNATTAATGDQTDPSTAGDELEATIEVENYADIVLTKVVDNATPNVGDIVTYVITVTNNGPAKVTNLVVTDALPTGLTYVPNGAMPSDGTWTAPNWNVDLLESGEFETLVIEALVGMDQGGMTLTNIVSNTQDQVDSNLTEDDDNETIVVTSSDLVTVKTVSDPTPNEGDTITYSIAVTNNGPSDATGVSLVDLLPAGVTYVSDNQSGGYNSGDGNWNIGTIANGATATLNITATVAIDTAGETITNITTAATGDQSDPTTEGDDLDAIIIVENHADIVLTKVVDNATPNAGDTVTYTVTVRNNGPAKVTNLVVTDALPAGLTYANVMPSDGTWNAPNWKVDLLESGEEETIVIEAIVGMDQGGMTLINTVSNTQDQIDSNLTEDDANATIVVTSSDLATVKTVSNATPNEGDTITYTIAVTNNGPSAATGVSLIDNLPVGVTYVSNSTASGTYNYGSGLWTIGELANGATATLNITATVNDGTLGQTITNTTRAVIADQSDSDTTNNVGSVSIVPTAYIDLSLTKTVVDDVVNPEVGDMISFEIRVNNDGPTEATGVQVTDLIPSGYDFVNYSQSIGIYDPITGIWDISFIEVGNTAVLIVDVIVMESGDYLNIAEITAANEIDVDSTPNNGDVNEDDYDSASVPPYQELDLKVEKTVMANNIEPLVGDVVSFEIRLINGGTIDGTEVVVTDLLPTGYTYVTHGLSKGVYDYETGKWIVGTILNGETETLFVDAIVNAAGDYLNCAEITEMHQIDTDLSNNTSCIATDPIKVIDLELTKEVDLSLGNQGPVSTTGVLQPYAETNVDFTITVSNNGPSDATGVQVVDLLPTGYNFVSVNVSTGSYDDGSGVWTLGTVLNGASETMVITAYVNPLGDWLNVAEITAANELDIDSTPNNDDIFEDDMDQIATEPIIPLTIPEGFTPNGDGVNDVFEIEYLEVLYPNFSMEIVNRYGNKVYEYKHDGNPYQTPEWWDGYSTGRWNFTNDQLPTGTYFYTIYFNNDERKPQTGWIYLRK; from the coding sequence ATGCCAGTACCTTCAATAACGGTAACAGATGTTTCTATTGATAGTGATGGAGATGTAATTGGTTTTACAGTTCCTGGTGAAGGTACATGGAGTGTTCATCCAATTTCTGGTGAAATTACTTTTACACCACTTTCAACATTTAATGATGATCCAACAGTAATTGAATATACAATAAAAGACAATGATGGAAATAAATCGAACAATGCAACAGTAACAATTGATTATGTTCCAGTAGCAACAGATGATTATAGTACACCAGGAAATGTGCCTTTAACTTCAGTTAGTGTTAATGTATCAGATAATGATTTAGATGGAGATATTGTTGATCCTTCAACGATAGATTTAGATCCATCTAGCCCATTAACAAATGAAACTATATTAGTTGTTTCAGGAGAAGGAACTTGGGAAATTACTGCATCAGGTGTTGTAACATTTACACCTGAATCGATAGCAAATGGTGATGCAGCTGATTATACGTTAGATCCAACACCAATTCCTTATACAATTAAAGATGACGAAGGAAACACGTCTAATGAAGCATTTATACATGTAGATTATGCACCAATAGCAACAGATGATGTTGATAATAATGGTAATGAAGGTTATCCTGCAAATGAAACAGTTACAGTTGATGTATTGGATAATGATACAACAGGAGATACTTATGACCCTACAACGGTTAGTTTAGTAGATCCAGGTACAGCAATAAATATTGTTACAGATGCCAATGGAGATATTACAAGTTATGAAATTCCAGGAGAAGGAACTTGGAATGTAGACTTAGTAACAGGTGAAATTACTTTTGACCCTGAAGATGGATTTATTTTAAGTCCAACTCCAATAACATATAATGTTGAGGATGATGAAGGAAATCAATCTAATGATGCATTAGTAACTATTATATATATAGCGCAAGCAGATATTCAGGTTGTAAAAACAGATAATTCTGATACGTATACACCAGGTTTACCACTTGTTTATACGATAACGGTTACAAACAATGGACCAGCGGATGCTGCAGGCGTTATTGTAAATGATGATATTATTTCGAATTTAGAAGCTGTTACAACTTGGACTGGAAATGGTTCTTCAGGCTCAGGAGATATAGTAGATACTATTACAACATTAAATTCAGGAGATACTGTAACATATACGGTAACAATAAATGTTCCTAGTGGTTATACTGGAGATATTGTAAATACAGCAAGTGCTGCTTTACCAGAATCAAATGGGTTTAATGAGCCAGTAGATCCAGATCCTAGTAATAATAGTTCAACAGATGTTGATGAGATGTATGCACAAGCTGCTTTAGTAGTAGAAAAAAGGGTAGATAATGCTACACCAGAAGTTGGTTCGGAAGTTACTTTTACCATTACAGTTACTAATGAAGGTCCAAGTGATGCTACTAATATTGATGTATTAGATGTATTACCTACAGGTTATACGTTATCACCAGATCCAAATCCAATAACTGTAAGTCAAGGAGATTATCATCCAAGTGGACCAACTACAGGTCTTTGGGATTTAGGAGATTTAGTTGATGGAAGTGTTGCAACCTTAACAATTAGAGCTGTTGTTAATGAAAGTGGAATTTATACAAATACTGCCGAAGTTGTATATGCAGATCAAGATGATCCAAATTCAATACATGGAAATAATGATCCAGAAGAAGATGATCAAGATGAAGCAACAACAACGCCACTAGGTGTTACAGATTTAGTAACAACTAAAACTGTAGATAATAGTAATCCTAATGAAGGCGATATCGTTAAATATACGATTACAGTGGTTAATAATGGACCAAGTGTTGCTACAGGAGTAAGTTTAATTGATAATCTACCAGCAGGTCTTGAGTATGTAACTCATGTAGCTACGGGAGGTTCAGTAAATACTTATGCTGATATTGCCGGAAATATGACTTGGACAATTGGAATAATTGATATTGGAGAGTCAGCAACCTTAACTTTAGATGCACTTGTTACTGCACAAGGAACATTTGATCAAACACCAATAACTAATATTATTGATAATCCTGCTTCAGGAGATCAATTAGATCCAACAACAGATGGAGATGATTTAGAAGAGGAAATTGTAGTAACTAGTTCAGATTTAGTAACAATAAAAACGGTAAGTAATCCAAATCCAGTAGAAGGAGAGACCATTACTTACTCAATAGCAGTTACTAATTATGGACCAAGTATTGCAACAAATGTGAGTCTTGTAGATCTATTACCAGCAGGTGTTACCTATGTGGGAGATAATCAGTCAGGTGCGTACAATAGTGGTGACGGAAACTGGATGGTTGGAAGTATTGATGTTGGTAAAACGGTAACTTTAAATATTGTAGCCACAGTTGATGAAGATACCTCAGGACAAAGAATAACTAATGTAACAACTGCAGCATCAGGTGATCAAACAGACCCAGATACAACAACTGAAGGGTTCCCTGAAGATGATTTAGACGCTGATATTGATGTTGAGAATTATGCTGATGTAGTGTTAACTAAAGTAGTAGACAATGCAACACCAAATGCTGGCGATACAGTAACCTATACAGTAACAGTTAGAAACAACGGACCTGCAAAAGTTACAGGTTTACTTGTAACTGATGCTTTACCAACAGGTTTAACCTATGCGAATGTTATGCCAAGTGATGGTACTTGGACAGCACCAAATTGGAGTATTGATTTACTAGAATCTGGTGAAGAGGAAACCATAGTTATAGAAGCAATTGTAGGAATGGATCAAGGTGGTCAAACGTTAACAAACATAGTTTCAAATACACAAGACCAAGTAGATTCAGACTTAACAGAAGATGATGATAGAGAAACAATTGTAGTAACAAGTTCAGACTTAGTAACAGTAAAAACCGTAAGTGATCCAACTCCAAGCGAAGGAGATGTAATTACTTATACTATAGCAGTTACTAATAACGGACCAAGTGATGCTACAGGGGTGAGTTTAACAGATTTATTACCAGCAGGAGTTACTTATGTAAGCGATGATCAAGGAGACGCTTTTAATAGTGGATCAGGAATATGGACAATAGGAGCTATAGCAAACGGTGTAACAGCAACCTTGAATATTACTGCAACAGTAGATGTAGATACTGCAGGAACTTTTATTACAAATGCTACCACTGCAGCAACAGGAGATCAAACAGACCCATCAACAGCAGGAGATGAATTAGAAGCTACTATTGAAGTTGAGAATTATGCAGATATTGTCTTGACTAAGGTTGTAGATAATGCGACACCAAATGTTGGAGATATTGTAACATATGTTATTACAGTTACTAATAATGGGCCTGCAAAAGTTACTAACTTAGTTGTAACAGATGCTTTACCAACAGGTTTAACATATGTACCAAATGGAGCTATGCCAAGTGATGGAACATGGACTGCACCAAATTGGAATGTAGATTTATTAGAGTCTGGAGAGTTTGAAACGTTAGTTATAGAAGCTCTAGTAGGAATGGATCAAGGTGGAATGACATTGACAAACATCGTGTCAAATACACAAGACCAAGTAGATTCAAACTTAACAGAAGATGATGATAACGAAACAATTGTAGTAACAAGTTCAGACTTAGTAACAGTAAAAACGGTAAGTGATCCAACTCCAAATGAAGGAGATACCATTACTTATAGTATAGCAGTTACAAATAACGGACCAAGTGATGCTACAGGTGTAAGTTTAGTAGATTTATTACCAGCAGGAGTTACTTATGTAAGTGATAATCAATCTGGAGGCTATAACTCTGGAGATGGAAACTGGAATATTGGAACTATTGCAAATGGAGCAACAGCAACCTTAAATATTACAGCAACCGTTGCTATTGATACTGCAGGAGAAACTATAACAAATATAACTACAGCAGCAACAGGAGATCAATCAGATCCAACAACAGAAGGAGATGATTTAGATGCAATAATAATTGTAGAAAACCATGCAGATATAGTATTGACTAAGGTTGTAGATAATGCTACACCAAATGCAGGAGATACAGTAACTTACACTGTTACGGTTAGAAATAACGGTCCAGCAAAAGTTACCAATTTAGTAGTAACCGATGCTTTACCAGCAGGTTTAACCTATGCGAATGTTATGCCAAGTGATGGAACGTGGAACGCACCAAATTGGAAAGTTGATTTACTAGAATCTGGAGAAGAAGAAACTATAGTTATAGAAGCAATTGTAGGAATGGATCAAGGTGGAATGACATTAATAAACACAGTGTCTAATACCCAAGACCAAATAGATTCAAACTTAACAGAAGATGATGCTAACGCAACAATTGTAGTTACAAGTTCAGATTTAGCAACTGTAAAAACAGTAAGTAATGCTACTCCAAATGAGGGCGATACAATTACTTATACTATTGCAGTTACAAATAACGGACCAAGTGCTGCCACAGGTGTAAGTTTAATAGATAATTTACCAGTAGGAGTTACTTATGTAAGTAATTCAACAGCATCAGGAACATATAATTATGGATCAGGATTGTGGACAATTGGAGAATTAGCAAATGGAGCAACAGCAACATTAAACATAACAGCAACAGTTAATGATGGAACATTAGGACAAACAATTACAAACACAACACGTGCAGTAATTGCAGACCAATCAGATTCAGATACTACAAATAATGTAGGAAGTGTTTCAATTGTACCAACAGCTTATATAGATTTAAGTTTAACTAAAACGGTTGTAGATGATGTGGTTAATCCTGAAGTAGGAGATATGATTTCATTTGAAATTAGAGTAAACAATGATGGTCCAACAGAAGCAACTGGAGTTCAAGTTACAGACTTAATTCCATCAGGATATGATTTTGTTAATTATAGTCAATCAATAGGAATTTACGATCCAATAACAGGAATCTGGGATATTAGTTTTATTGAAGTAGGAAATACTGCAGTATTAATAGTAGATGTAATAGTTATGGAAAGTGGTGATTATCTTAACATTGCAGAAATAACAGCAGCCAATGAAATAGATGTAGATTCTACGCCAAATAATGGTGATGTAAATGAAGATGATTATGATAGTGCATCGGTACCTCCATATCAAGAATTAGATTTAAAAGTTGAAAAAACTGTAATGGCAAATAATATTGAACCATTAGTTGGAGATGTAGTTTCTTTTGAAATTAGATTGATTAATGGTGGTACTATAGATGGAACAGAAGTAGTTGTTACAGATTTATTACCTACAGGTTATACTTATGTAACTCACGGATTATCTAAAGGAGTATATGATTATGAAACTGGAAAATGGATAGTTGGAACAATCTTAAATGGAGAAACAGAAACATTGTTTGTTGATGCAATAGTAAATGCAGCAGGAGATTATTTAAACTGTGCTGAAATTACTGAAATGCATCAAATAGATACTGATTTATCAAATAACACAAGTTGTATCGCAACCGATCCAATTAAAGTTATTGATTTAGAGTTAACAAAAGAAGTTGATTTATCTCTTGGTAATCAAGGTCCAGTTAGTACAACGGGTGTATTACAACCATATGCTGAAACAAATGTAGACTTTACAATTACGGTAAGTAATAATGGTCCAAGTGATGCAACTGGTGTGCAAGTAGTTGATTTATTACCAACAGGATATAATTTTGTTAGTGTTA